In Pochonia chlamydosporia 170 chromosome Unknown PCv3seq00009, whole genome shotgun sequence, a genomic segment contains:
- a CDS encoding peptidase M20D (similar to Cordyceps militaris CM01 XP_006671930.1): MTNFYEHEDDGFVVISTNTCQCSVTQAKEPRLLRAISKVADEVGQEFWPINVKIHDNPELGYKEFIAHEALTTFMKRRPGWKVTPSAYGMKTAWVAVYDTGKKGAVVSFNAEMDCLPGIGHSCGHNLIASASVVGAIAAAEIMKDENLPGKIVLFGTPAEEGGGGKIRLLEAGAYSDHKVDISLISHPGITPDAARMRTTAYEQFKVEYYGREAHAAANPWLGINALDALISAYNNVSMLRQQNMPGDIVQGYITHGGIAPNIIHAYASGQFVVRASTQSRLEELRKKVYACFEAGAKATGARMVLTKGGAYKDHIPNEVLAQSYTRYFNALNPEHMILGNAELDETRGTTLASTDQGDMSYAMPSLSPEFYIRPGPQGQGPHNPEFAEAARTKDAYEKAVRVAKGLAGVAVDVLGSKELLESVKRSWRERMDTGGQLYEASSM; this comes from the exons ATGACCAACTTTTATGAGCATGAGGATGATGGGTTCGTCGTCATCTCCACCAACACCTGTCAATGCTCGGTGACACAAGCAAAAGAACCGAGACTCTTGAGGGCCATCAGCAAAGTTGCCGACGAAGTTGGTCAAGAATTTTGGCCAATCAATGTTAAGATTCATGACAATCCCGAATTAGGATACAAGGAATTCATCGCCCATGAAGCTCTCACTACGTTTATGAAGCGTCGGCCAGGATGGAAGGTCACGCCTTCTGCATATGGGATGAAGACGGCGTGGGTGGCGGTCTACGATACTGGTAAGAAGGGAGCCGTGGTATCATTTAACGCAGAAATGG ATTGCTTACCTGGGATCGGGCACTCTTGCGGACACAATCTCATTGCCAGCGCATCAGTAGTTGGTGCAATAGCAGCTGCAGAGATAATGAAGGATGAGAACCTCCCGGGCAAGATTGTACTTTTCGGAACCCCGGCAGAAGAAG GCGGAGGCGGCAAGATTCGTCTACTAGAAGCAGGCGCATACTCAGATCACAAAGTCGACATCAGTCTCATCTCCCATCCTGGAATCACCCCCGATGCCGCGCGGATGCGTACAACAGCCTACGAGCAATTCAAGGTAGAATACTACGGCCGTGAAGCGCATGCCGCTGCCAACCCGTGGCTTGGAATCAACGCCCTGGACGCCCTCATTTCAGCATATAATAACGTCTCCATGCTCCGCCAGCAGAATATGCCAGGCGACATCGTCCAAGGCTACATTACCCATGGCGGCATCGCCCCCAACATCATTCACGCGTATGCCTCGGGGCAATTCGTCGTGCGGGCCAGCACACAGTCCCGTCTGGAGgagctgaggaagaaggtaTATGCTTGTTTCGAAGCCGGCGCCAAGGCAACAGGTGCCAGAATGGTACTCACCAAGGGCGGAGCATACAAAGACCATATCCCGAATGAGGTGTTGGCGCAGTCGTACACTCGGTACTTTAATGCGCTGAATCCAGAGCACATGATCTTGGGGAATGCGGAACTAGACGAAACTAGAGGGACTACGTTGGCGAGTACCGATCAGGGAGACATGAGTTATGcgatgccgagtttgagCCCAGAGTTTTATATCAGACCAGGTCCGCAGGGACAAGGGCCACATAATCCTGAGTTtgcggaggcggcgaggaCCAAGGATGCGTATGAGAAGGCTGTGAGGGTTGCGAAGGGGTTGGCTGGTGTGGCGGTGGATGTGTTGGGTTCGAAGGAGTTGCTGGAGAGTGTGAAGCGGTCGtggagggagaggatggatACTGGTGGCCAGTTGTATGAGGCGAGTTCCATGTAG
- a CDS encoding allantoate permease (similar to Colletotrichum gloeosporioides Nara gc5 XP_007287657.1), translating into MGSADADRVDAAESVPVTVFNDDEKKSHYIKDEAGDLAVMAISAGQVDPAASKRVLRKIDLHILPFLCITYALQFIDKTSLAYSSVYGIIKDNNLHGSQFSWCASVFYFGYLLAEYPGVVILQKFSVSKFLGINIILWGGVLMTTAACSSFAGLATVRFILGMTEATISPGFVAVTGIWWSRSEQAGRSALWISFLGVGGCVGGLLAYAIGHISGSLPPWKYIFIILGAITVVWGVVFILFVPDGPATARWLNDEDKVVAVQRVAENQTGTGRNRKLDSKQIVEAIVDPAVVILGLISFVNAIGSGGLTFGPLIVQGLGFSPINTILVQLPLSVVQTVAQLGSGLFTSKVASSRLHIGSVAMIPAIIGTCLINNLHHDNKWGRLVGVWLVGTYPVGFLIILGLLSCNIAGSTKRSVANGWVFVCYCVGQIAGPQFFKSNEAPTYKSGIIAMLCAFCINFALNQILRLIYVRENKRREALLQGRSEQEVADLKRQGELQGFEDVTDKNNAMFRYTL; encoded by the exons ATGGGTTCGGCAGACGCCGACCGAGTTGATGCAGCCGAGTCTGTGCCGGTCACTGTTTTCAACGACGATGAAAAGAAATCGCACTACAtcaaagatgaagctggtgaTCTAGCAGTCATGGCCATTTCGGCCGGGCAAGTTGACCCAGCTGCCAGTAAACGAGTGCTTCGAAAGATTGACCTGCACATCCTTCCATTTCTGTGCATCACTTACGCTCTGCAGTTCATCGACAAGACCTCGCTTGCATATTCGTCAGTTTACGGCATTATCAAAGACAATAACCTTCATGGATCCCAATTCTCCTGGTGTGCGAGCGTGTTCTACTTTGGCTACTTGTTGGCCGAATACCCTGGCGTGGTAATTCTGCAAAAGTTCTCCGTTTCCAAGTTCCtcggcatcaacatcatcctATGGGGAGGTGTGCTCATGACCACGGCGGCATGCTCCAGCTTTGCAGGCCTTGCGACTGTCAGGTTCATCCTGGGCATGACGGAAGCAACCATCTCGCCTGGCTTCGTCGCTGTCACCGGAATCTGGTGGTCTCGTTCGGAACAAGCTGGACGATCGGCCCTTTGGATATCATTCCTTGGTGTGGGAGGCTGCGTCGGCGGTTTGTTGGCGTATGCCATTGGCCATATTTCAGGGAGCTTGCCGCCATGGAAAtacatcttcatcattcTAGGTGCCATTACGGTGGTATGGGGGGTAGTGTTTATTCTCTTTGTCCCAGATGGTCCCGCCACTGCCAGGTGGTTAAACGACGAAGACAAGGTTGTTGCCGTCCAACGTGTTGCTGAaaaccagactggaaccGGCCGTAACAGAAAGCTGGATAGCAAACAGATTGTCGAGGCCATTGTCGATCCTGCAGTGGTCATTCTTGGGCTGATATCAtttgtcaatgccattggTAGTGGTGGCTTAACATTTGGTCCTCTAATTGTGCAAGGTCTTGGGTTCAGTCCCATCAATACCATCTTGGTGCAGCTGCCGTTGTCGGTTGTCCAAACAGTTGCTCAACTTGGATCAGGTCTCTTTACAAGCAAGGTGGCAAGCTCGCGACTACATATTGGCAGTGTTGCCATGATACCAGCA ATCATTGGCACttgcctcatcaacaatcttCACCATGATAATAAATGGGGCCGCCTTGTCGGTGTCTGGCTTGTAGGAACGTATCCCGTCGGATTTTTGATCATCCTTGGACTGTTGTCTTGCAACATTGCCGGTAGCACAAAGAGGTCTGTCGCCAACGGCTGGGTGTTTGTGTGCTATTGTGTGGGACAGATTGCAGGACCCCAATTCTTCAAGAGCAATGAAGCTCCGACGTATAAGTCCGGCATTATTGCCATGCTGTGTGCCTTTTGCATTAATTTCGCGCTCAATCAGATTTTGCGCCTGATTTATGTGCGAGAGAATAAAAGGCGAGAGGCTCTGCTTCAAGGGCGCTCGGAACAGGAAGTCGCAGATCTCAAAAGACAGGGCGAATTGCAGGGGTTTGAAGACGTGACGGACAAGAACAAT GCCATGTTTCGTTATACTCTGTAG
- a CDS encoding C6 transcription factor (similar to Metarhizium robertsii ARSEF 23 XP_007825461.2), protein MVQKAITPPDSSSECHGSSPEAKTTAKSAAPPRQALSRRGHFKSRLGCFSCKRRRVKCDELRPECSPCRRLGLSCMYPTTPSSSGSQTTIRPNPSVLNLVDLRFYHQFLTAGFPTLPLRGEKVWAQCAAMSYNYECLAHAILGLGASHLSKNCTIDYEAQALQHRVAAIKLVNEQLDKPPQKPIDADALFATVICLLTQSSLMSDSMVEYMTMTRGGNLVATTIIPDFNASIFKAFSPEGHVSALNEMVQEHPKDLKLIEAFKASALSMKPICQTVNEIKYLETMVSCIDALKTSSLSAWLHFVPLYMMPSTFGNQEFLAFVNPENYTGQLLAIHMFLLDYVLGRFCLPLEEEPKCPGRKLTIISWTKNLAQSLPKPYQPYIEWPLQYCDVLEKQDSRYLLSP, encoded by the exons ATGGTCCAGAAAGCAATCACACCTCCTGACAGCTCGAGCGAGTGTCACGGCTCATCTCCGGAGGCGAAAACCACCGCCAAATCTGCTGCTCCGCCTCGACAAGCGCTGAGTCGTCGGGGCCACTTCAAATCGCGATTGGGATGCTTTAGCTGCAAGCGACGACGAGTCAAGTGTGACGAGCTTCGCCCAGAGTGTTCCCCGTGCAGGCGTCTGGGCTTGTCGTGCATGTATCCGACAACTCCATCGTCATCTGGCTCCCAGACAACAATTCGGCCGAATCCTTCGGTTCTGAACCTTGTTGATCTGCGGTTCTATCATCAGTTTCTTACAGCCGGGTTTCCAACACTTCCTTTGCGGGGGGAAAAGGTTTGGGCGCAATGTGCTGCCATGTCCTACAAT TACGAATGCCTTGCGCATGCTatccttggacttggagctTCACACCTGTCCAAGAATTGTACCATAGACTACGAAGCACAGGCCTTGCAACATCGTGTCGCCGCGATTAAACTCGTTAATGAACAGCTGGACAAGCCGCCGCAAAAGCCAATCGACGCCGATGCCTTGTTCGCTACCGTTATTTGCCTCCTCACACAGTCGTCCTTGATGTCTGACAGCATGGTGGAATacatgacgatgacgagggGGGGGAATCTCGTCGCCACAACCATCATTCCCGACTTTAACGCGTCCATTTTTAAAGCATTTAGCCCGGAAGGTCATGTCAGCGCATTGAATGAGATGGTGCAAGAACATCCCAAGGATCTCAAACTGATAGAGGCGTTCAAGGCTTCTGCGTTGTCCATGAAGCCTATTTGCCAAACGGTGAATGAAATAAAGTACCTCGAGACTATGGTTAGCTGCATAGACGCACTGAAGACATCTTCGCTCTCTG CCTGGCTGCATTTCGTCCCTCTGTACATGATGCCGTCGACATTTGGTAACCAAGAATTTCTCGCCTTTGTTAATCCGGAAAACTACACCGGACAACTACTGGCGATTCACATGTTCCTGCTTGATTATGTCCTCGGCCGGTTTTGCCTTCCGCTTGAGGAGGAGCCTAAATGCCCAGGCCGGAAACTGACCATTATATCGTGGACCAAGAATCTTGCTCAGTCGCTCCCAAAACCTTACCAACCATATATCGAGTGGCCACTGCAGTATTGCGACGTACTAGAGAAGCAAGACTCTCGGTACCTACTTAGCCCTTGA
- a CDS encoding regulator of G protein signaling domain-containing protein — protein sequence MATPDLLHMSIYDMPTSPPLWDKIGRFYIGFCCTWTTLVLSGMIFCAVNRKNPILKIRGLPLSFGAIILLHSYWILAQITYPIGRSIPVILAYDIQYFFMGIYFPLGIALFHASNLRFLHVAKLQKQFTQPVHRVTSGCNGAKTSLLCRVRNMNYTARIMLFIGIGMVAQVLLTLGMWFACMKYHPTYGLPGTQIKGATLPEQLVDLGRGWEWWPSVLWQVVWTWIVAPYLIWRAWGIRDTMGWRTQTIGCCLANLHATPMFLIASYVPAFEKVNPYFTPSQWIHLSIMIFEIFTVFVPVFQVIRMWFIQRRVNDSNAKWETASQSSGTSQSSTLDWKSSTHSLFEKGKALDYLDEELGDRLLTMTALDHVLKDNPGPLQEFSALNDFSGENIAFLTRMARWKSSWPVMPDGEQKLDVYNEALAIYTDFISPRDAEFPLNLSSRELKHLEEIFEKAARIICGEASSNPATPFDIEAPSPTRSGSDYGIGTLVKYRGDIPAKFGLTVFDRVQSHIKYLVLTNTWPKFVSEMQSRRRSSETGRSILTDVSGQSHGSRLSARLAKLLRDLGL from the exons ATGGCGACACCAGACCTGCTACACATGTCGATATACGACATGCCAACCTCGCCTCCTCTGTGGGACAAGATTGGCAGGTTCTACATCGGCTTCTGCTGCACATGGACGACTCTAGTTCTCTCTGGCATGATATTCTGCGCGGTGAACCGCAAGAACCCAATCCTCAAGATCCGTGGATTGCCACTCTCCTTTGGTGCCATTATTTTGCTTCACTCGTATTGGATCCTGGCGCAGATTACATATCCCATCGGACGGTCAATACCCGTCATACTGGCCTACGATATTCAATACTTCTTCATGGGGATCTACTTCCCGCTTGGTATTGCGCTCTTTCACGCTTCTAATCTCCGTTTTCTTCATGTCGCCAAGCTGCAGAAGCAGTTTACTCAGCCTGTGCACCGAGTTACATCTGGGTGCAATGGTGCCAAAACGTCTCTTCTTTGTCGTGTTCGAAATATGAACTATACTGCGCGGATCATGCTATTTATCGGTATTGGCATGGTGGCACAG GTTCTTCTTACCCTTGGCATGTGGTTTGCCTGCATGAAATATCACCCGACTTATGGCCTGCCCGGTACTCAAATCAAGGGTGCAACTCTCCCAGAGCAACTGGTTGACCTGGGCCGTGGTTGGGAATGGTGGCCCTCGGTGCTTTGGCAAGTCGTCTGGACTTGGATT GTTGCTCCCTATCTTATCTGGCGGGCTTGGGGCATTCGCGATACCATGGGGTGGCGTACACAAACCATCGGATGTTGCTTAGCCAA CCTCCATGCCACTCCCATGTTCCTCATCGCTTCCTATGTTCCGGCATTCGAAAAGGTCAACCCCTACTTCACTCCTAGTCAATG GATTCATCTGTCCATCATGATATTCGAAATCTTCACCGTCTTCGTCCCCGTCTTCCAAGTCATTCGAATGTGGTTCATCCAAAGACGAGTCAATGACTCGAATGCCAAATGGGAAACCGCATCCCAATCTAGCGGTACATCACAGTCGTCAACATTAGACTGGAAGAGCTCAACTCACAGTCTGTTTGAGAAGGGCAAGGCGTTAGACTATCTCGATGAAGAACTCGGAGATCGCCTGTTAACCATGACTGCCCTCGACCACGTCCTCAAGGACAACCCTGGTCCGCTGCAGGAATTCTCAGCTCTGAACGATTTCTCCGGTGAGAACATTGCCTTCCTGACACGGATGGCACGGTGGAAGTCATCTTGGCCTGTCATGCCCGACGGCGAACAAAAGCTTGATGTGTACAATGAGGCTCTCGCCATCTACACCGACTTCATCAGTCCCCGGGACGCCGAATTCCCATTAAACTTGTCCTCGCGTGAGCTCAAGCATCTCGAGGAGATTTTCGAAAAGGCCGCCCGTATCATCTGCGGCGAGGCATCGTCCAACCCTGCTACACCTTTTGACATCGAGGCACCATCGCCCACTCGCAGTGGTTCAGACTACGGCATCGGCACTCTTGTCAAGTACAGAGGGGACATACCTGCGAAATTTGGTCTCACTGTATTCGACCGCGTCCAAAGCCATATCAAGTATCTGGTCTTGACCAACACGTGGCCCAAGTTTGTTTCTGAGATGCAGTCCAGAAGAAGATCGAGTGAGACTGGGCGCAGTATTCTCACTGATGTGTCGGGACAATCACATGGTAGTAGGCTTTCTGCTCGtttggccaagttgctgCGCGACTTGGGTCTGTAA
- a CDS encoding metal dependent phosphohydrolase (similar to Metarhizium robertsii ARSEF 23 XP_007825449.1), whose amino-acid sequence MAIPIPSPLTPKSVTSYVLSVLEASDNTPYIGEPISQLQHSLQAADQAASTSPPVDEATQVAALLHDIGQFVPGKDLISLTGGKAENLGGAATGESVGRVGHDTLGGRFLLALGFSSKVARLVASHVEAKRYLCAVDSGYYNKLSDASKKSLAYQGGPMSGKELDDFGNDQWCREMCQLRVWDDEAKVEGLEVRSLESWRPIIERQLEEKKQVAEKQS is encoded by the coding sequence ATGGCTATTCCAATTCCCAGCCCTCTTACACCGAAATCGGTTACTTCTTATGTCCTCTCAGTACTAGAAGCGTCAGACAACACCCCCTACATAGGTGAGCCGATAtcacaactccaacactCTCTACAAGCCGCAGATCAAGCTGCATCTACATCGCCACCCGTGGACGAAGCCACACAGGTCGCAGCTCTCCTCCACGATATCGGGCAGTTCGTCCCCGGAAAGGATCTCATCTCCTTGACTGGTGGCAAAGCCGAGAACCTTGGCGGAGCAGCAACAGGCGAGAGCGTCGGCCGTGTTGGGCACGACACATTGGGCGGACGCTTTCTTCTTGCGCTCGGCTTCTCATCCAAGGTAGCCCGCCTGGTTGCATCGCATGTCGAAGCAAAGAGGTATCTGTGCGCCGTTGACAGCGGATACTACAACAAGCTCTCGGACGCCTCGAAGAAGTCCCTCGCTTACCAGGGCGGGCCGATGAGTGGCAAGGAGCTTGACGATTTCGGCAACGATCAATGGTGCAGGGAGATGTGTCAATTGCGGGTTTGGGACGACGAGGCAAAAGTAGAAGGTCTGGAGGTGAGGAGTTTGGAGAGCTGGAGGCCCATAATTGAGCGGCAGTTGGAGGAAAAAAAGCAAGTAGCGGAAAAACAGtcatga
- a CDS encoding epoxidase subunit A (similar to Metarhizium robertsii ARSEF 23 XP_007825448.1), giving the protein MVVTSEQVSFFKEKGYLIIRDFLSPEEVKNLQNWAQEVHDWKPTADSEFMPYEEVNAAGKRVLCRTENFVDYHDGFDKLLRGERLLGLLSGLAGEPMHLFKEKINYKLAGSGGFAPHIDAVAYTQIKDVKHLTILLSVDPSNMTNGGLEVVDGSHEMTIPINEKTHCIESDWVDSQKWVPVELEAGQLLIFPSYLAHRSGPNNSSDDRKAIYATYNLAREGDMHRVYYEDRKKEWPATHMRKAGESYAKGALTYGFGSPMLSVDAGKQVAF; this is encoded by the exons ATGGTTGTTACCAGCGAACAagtctccttcttcaagGAGAAGGGCTACCTCATCATCCGTGACTTTCTGTCACCCGAGGAAGTCAAGAACCTTCAAAACTGGGCTCAGGAGGTTCATGACTGGAAGCCTACCGCAGACTCCGAATTTATGCCATACGAG GAGGTCAATGCAGCCGGGAAGCGAGTGCTCTGCCGAACCGAAAACTTTGTGGATTACCACGATGGGTTTGACAAATTGCTTCGTGGAGAGAGGCTCCTTGGTCTTTTGAGCGGTTTGGCTGGAGAGCCCATGCACTTGTTCAAAGAGAAAATCAACTACAAGCTCGCTGGTAGTG GTGGCTTTGCTCCTCACATTGATGCCGTTGCTTACACCCAGATCAAGGACGTGAAGCACTTGACCATTCTGCTCAGCGTTGATCCTTCCAATATGACCAACGGAGGCttggaagttgttgatggcagtCATGAGATGACAATCCCCATCAATGAGAAGACTCACTGTATTGAGTCCGACTGGGTTGACTCTCAAAAATGGGTTCCAGTTGAACTGGAAGCAG GTCAACTCCTCATTTTCCCCTCTTATTTGGCTCATCGCAGCGGACCCAACAACAGCTCTGATGACCGCAAGGCCATCTACGCGACGTATAACTTGGCGCGAGAGGGTGACATGCACCGTGTGTACTATGAGGACCGTAAGAAGGAATGGCCAGCTACTCATATGCGCAAGGCTGGAGAGTCGTATGCTAAAGGTGCTTTGACGTATGGTTTTGGATCACCTATGTTGAGTGTAGATGCTGGCAAACAGGTAGCTTTTTAA
- a CDS encoding metabolite transport protein (similar to Talaromyces marneffei ATCC 18224 XP_002143158.1) → MKDAHENATAVDVHATETISDLKDEQVVPQPVSKASSVMMVLVGGLALFSDGYNAQIVGYMNTVLAELYPKEYTKDVKTRVSNAFLIGEVFGMLFFGWAIDRLGRRNGIFWATFFLVLGLILSTASHGTSVNGMFWMMIIGRGVAGFGVGGEYPTCATSATEAADETLSVRRRRGILTAVATDFSIDMGFVIAGVVALIVLAAYSWNVSDGVWRVSFGIGIVLPVALLFFRLRLINSTQYQKHAMKQHIPYWLVIKRYWKPMLGTSLAWFMYDFVTYPFGIFGSTVIATLNPNDTLMENIGYGTVLNLFYIPGTLIGGILMDKIGRKQTMTLGFVLWSVLGFIIGGALDKILPIFPLFVVLYGIFNTLGEMGPGVATFLCGAESFPTPVRGHFLGFAAAVGKAGAAIGTQVFIPIQNSFGDANKGVQGVFLIGAAFAMTGAAISWFLIPDKERDLENEDILFREYLAQHGYAGVFGEVSKTNSTTATLTE, encoded by the exons atgaagGACGCTCATGAGAATGCCACTGCAGTGGACGTTCACGCCACCGAGACCATCTCCGATCTCAAAGATGAGCAGGTTGTCCCGCAGCCTGTGAGCAAGGCATCATccgtgatgatggtgttggtcgGTGGACTGGCCTTGTTTTCCGATGGCTACAACGCACAAATCGTCGGATACATGAACACGGTGCTGGCGGAGCTGTATCCCAAAGAATACACCAAGGATGTCAAGACCAGAGTCTCCAATGCGTTTCTGATCGGCGAAGTTTTTGGCATGCTGTTCTTTGGCTGggcaattgacaggctgGGCAGACGCAATGGCATTTTTTGGGCCACGTTTTTCCTGGTCTTGGGTCTGATTCTGTCCACTGCTTCCCATGGAACCAGTGTGAATGGCAtgttttggatgatgattATCGGACGTGGTGTTGCTGGATTTGGCGTTGGTG GCGAATACCCAACCTGTGCTACTAGCGCTACTGAAGCTGCCGATGAGACTCTCTCGGTTCGACGCCGTCGCGGTATTCTGACGGCTGTTGCCACCGACTTTTCCATCGATATGGGTTTCGTcattgctggtgttgttgccCTTATCGTTTTGGCCGCGTACAGTTGGAACGTCAGCGATGGTGTCTGGCGAGTCAGTTtcggcatcggcatcgtTCTGCCGGTGGCATTGCTTTTCTTCAGATTACGACTCATCAACTCTACCCAGTACCAGAAGCACGCTATGAAGCAGCATATTCCGTACTGGCTCGTCATCAAGCGTTACTGGAAGCCGATGCTCGGAACGTCCTTGGCCTGGTTCATGTACGACTTTGTT ACCTACCCCTTTGGTATCTTTGGCTCAACCGTCATTGCAACTCTCAACCCCAACGACACGTTGATGGAGAACATTGGATACGGAACCGTCCTCAATCTGTTCTACATCCCTGGTACATTGATCGGCGGCATTCTCATGGACAAGATTGGCCGTAAACAGACCATGACGCTTGGTTTTGTGCTCTGGTCTGTTCTCggcttcatcattggcggtgcTCTGGACAAGATTCTGCCCATCTTCCCCCTCTTTGTCGTCTTGTACGGAATTTTCAACACTCTTGGAGAAATGGGTCCCGGT GTTGCCACATTCCTTTGTGGTGCCGAGTCCTTCCCGACTCCCGTTCGCGGCCACTTTCTCGgatttgctgctgctgtagGCAAAGCCGGTGCCGCCATTGGCACACAAGTCTTCATTCCTATCCAGAACTCGTTCGGTGACGCCAACAAGGGTGTTCAAGGCGTGTTTCTCATTGgtgctgcctttgccatgACTGGTGCTGCCATTTCCTGGTTCTTGATCCCGGACAAGGAGAGGGATCTTGAGAATGAGGATATCCTTTTTAGAGAATACCTTGCTCAGCATGGGTATGCTGGTGTGTTTGGGGAAGTTAGCAAGACCAACTCTACCACTGCTACGTTGACCGAGTAG
- a CDS encoding c2h2 finger domain-containing protein (similar to Metarhizium robertsii ARSEF 23 XP_007825446.2), whose translation MNNRIFNCRTCDVQFASSQAWREHAKSDAHVAKLKDRMASSGVVLPSAIARQDEWSKQNSRPAQNSDRRTSPSQPMVDKEGSEDELYSEGDSETERDANPDFIPEQCLFCGTLSESFDQNLDHMSQTHSFSIPQQGSLIVDLETLVWYLHLIVYGYQECLLCSKTKRSVEGIQQHMTAKAHCRFEINNDMKDFYEFSEKAQPVQDMIIPGESIMKLTSGKILGQRTLPAENTSRRTLPHSESSNETASNELVTKSGSELTRNDRTLARVASQLSQFRMGDQQSLVHLPAHELRSVLASRMKQVSSAKRAERRMRTRLEGKGNKTLMKHFKPDVPVV comes from the exons ATGAACAATCGCATCTTCAATTGCAGAACCTGCGACGTGCAGTTTGCGTCGTCTCAGGCGTGGCGGGAACATGCCAAAAGTGATGCCCA TGTTGCCAAACTCAAGGACCGCATGGCCtcgtctggtgtggtgttACCGTCCGCGATAGCCCGACAAGATGAATGGTCAAAACAAAACTCAAGACCAGCTCAAAATTCTGATCGCAGGACGTCACCGTCTCAACCAATGGTAGACAAAGAAGGTTCCGAAGATGAGCTCTACAGTGAAGGAGACTCAGAGACAGAGCGCGACGCCAACCCCGACTTCATACCCGAGCAATGTCTCTTCTGTGGTACTTTGTCGGAATCATTCGACCAAAACCTCGACCACATGTCGCAAACACATTCGTTCAGTATTCCGCAGCAAGGGTCCCTGATTGTCGATTTGGAAACTTTAGTGTGGTACTTGCACCTCATTGTGTATGGCTATCAGGAATGTCTGCTCTGCAGCAAGACCAAGCGATCAGTGGAGGGCATCCAGCAACACATGACGGCAAAGGCACACTGCCGCTTCGAAATAAACAACGACATGAAAGACTTTTATGAATTCTCAGAAAAGGCTCAACCCGTCCAAGATATGATCATTCCCGGCGAGTCGATCATGAAACTGACATCAGGCAAAATCCTCGGCCAACGAACTTTACCAGCAGAAAACACATCACGGCGCACACTACCACACAGTGAATCATCAAACGAGACAGCGTCCAACGAACTGGTCACAAAATCTGGGTCGGAATTGACGAGGAATGATCGCACGTTGGCGAGAGTCGCTAGTCAATTGTCGCAATTTAGAATGGGCGATCAACAGAGTCTCGTGCATCTTCCTGCGCATGAGCTTCGATCTGTGCTTGCTTCGAGGATGAAGCAAGTGAGTAGCGCGAAGAGGGCGGAGAGACGAATGAGAACGAGGCTTGAAGGAAAGGGGAATAAGACTTTGATGAAGCATTTCAAGCCAGATGTTCCGG TCGTTTAG